Proteins encoded together in one Amblyomma americanum isolate KBUSLIRL-KWMA chromosome 1, ASM5285725v1, whole genome shotgun sequence window:
- the LOC144113970 gene encoding uncharacterized protein LOC144113970 — protein sequence MASSGGAKVCWMLVWLLLLIFAAFWVAAFAAFWYILVYVLVPCVPAAKDVAALLHRGVLLPYFCSDNLVNGRDLNSGVQFICSGGTVPT from the coding sequence ATGGCCAGCTCCGGGGGCGCCAAGGTTTGCTGGATGCTggtgtggctgctgctgctcatCTTCGCCGCCTTCTGGGTGGCCGCGTTCGCCGCCTTCTGGTACATCCTGGTGTACGTGCTGGTGCCCTGCGTGCCGGCCGCCAAGGACGTGGCCGCGCTGCTGCACCGCGGCGTGCTGCTGCCCTACTTCTGCTCAGACAACCTGGTCAACGGCAGGGACCTCAACAGCGGCGTCCAGTTCATATGCTCGGGCGGCACGGTGCCCACCTGA